The following proteins are encoded in a genomic region of Arachis stenosperma cultivar V10309 chromosome 4, arast.V10309.gnm1.PFL2, whole genome shotgun sequence:
- the LOC130974692 gene encoding uncharacterized protein LOC130974692: MTLSSFLKVHPPTFRGTSSPTDADNWIQAIERALQAQQVPDEQWIEFGTYQLQGEAQHWWQGMRRILQPDRICKGAPEDFADWKCIKYEGGLRSDILSFIAMMKIRTFSELVNKTRVAEECLRNVALDKSDHRSSVREDHGRKLLPRGQDFKRGGNTPKQHQGQSSFRRFNDNNNQGKGRKK, from the exons ATGACGCTTTCTTCCTTCCTGAAGGTTCATCCTCCGACCTTCAGAGGAACCTCGAGCCCTACCGATGCGGATAACTGGATACAAGCCATTGAGCGAGCATTACAGGCTCAGCAGGTTCCTGATGAACAGTGGATTGAGTTTGGAACCTACCAGCTACAAGGTGAGGCTCAGCATTGGTGGCAGGGCATGAGGCGTATTCTGCAACCTGATAGG ATTTGTAAGGGAGCTCCTGAGGACTTTGCTGATTGGAAGTGTATCAAGTATGAGGGAGGCCTTAGGAGCGATATTCTGAGCTTCATTGCAATGATGAAGATTCGAACCTTCTCTGAACTGGTAAACAAAACTAGAGTTGCTGAAGAATGTCTGAGAAATGTGGCATTAGACAAGAGTGATCACCGAAGCTCTGTTAGGGAAGATCACGGAAGAAAGTTATTGCCTAGAGGTCAAGATTTCAAGCGAGGCGGCAATACTCCAAAGCAACATCAAGGCCAGAGTAGCTTCCGAAGGTTCAACGATAACAATAACCAAGGAAAAGGACGCAAAAAATAG